The DNA window TCCGAAGCCGGCAACGTCTATATACGCCGTCCGCAATCACATCTCCGTCCCGTAGGGGGGCTTGGTAGAGGGGATCATCACAGCTTTTTCAGAAAGTGAATGCATCTGTCTCTAACTGCCAAGTCTTGTCAAAGAACGGTTATTCATCAGGGAGGGAACATAGGTGAGCAAGGGTTTGAAGGCGGACATGGAGAAGTGTACTGGCTGTCAGCTATGCGCTCTCGTGTGCTCTGCGACGCATGTTGGCAAGTTCGATCCGAGCCAATCCCGCGTCAACGTCGAGGACCAATTCCCGGAGCCGGGAGAGTACAAGCTGAACTACTGTATACACTGCGACGAGCACCCGTGCGTGGAATCCTGCCCCGTCGAGGCG is part of the Candidatus Thermoplasmatota archaeon genome and encodes:
- a CDS encoding 4Fe-4S dicluster domain-containing protein; amino-acid sequence: MSKGLKADMEKCTGCQLCALVCSATHVGKFDPSQSRVNVEDQFPEPGEYKLNYCIHCDEHPCVESCPVEALKLDEGQGTYYVDKELCTACGACVEACPYNGCWLDPSGSYSIKCDLCGGKPQCVEICPKGVLKR